GCTGTAAACTTAGCCAAACGGTGTCATTTTCAAATCTTACTTCCACTTGCGTTGTGCCATCTTGAGCTTGGTAAATTTCAATCGGATTTTGGTTATTCATATTCTTTTTCCTAATAAATTACATGTATATATAAACAGATAAATGTGCATATTGCAATACAGATAATCTTATTTGCAAACAATCTTCTAAAAATAACCGCTTGTAATATTCACTAACGACACGAATTGTCGCTTCTCTTCCTATAATTTTTCCATAAAAGAGAGATTTTTTACTTTTTACAAGACGCTTAAGCCCTTTCTATATAAACAACACAGGAGAAAAATTATGGCAATGAAAGTGACTTTTAAACGCAATCCGCTTTTTGAGGATGTAAAAAAATTCGTGCAACAAGAAAAATTTACATCTGGTTCACGGATTCAACGCAAATTTAGTTTAGGCTTTAATCGAGCTGCGAGAATTGTAGAACAACTAGAAGAAGCTGGAATTATTTCACCAATGAAAAATAGACAGAGAAAAGTATTATGAAAAATGATTTAAATTATGCAGTGGAACTTATCCGCAAGGCTGATGGCATTTTAA
This is a stretch of genomic DNA from Haemophilus parainfluenzae. It encodes these proteins:
- a CDS encoding DNA translocase FtsK gives rise to the protein MAMKVTFKRNPLFEDVKKFVQQEKFTSGSRIQRKFSLGFNRAARIVEQLEEAGIISPMKNRQRKVL